The following DNA comes from Frankia casuarinae.
CGGTGCTCTTGGCCGCCGAGTCAGCCCCGCCGCCCAGTGGGAGCAGGCACGCCGCACAGCGCAGCCCTCAAGAACGCCGAAGTGCTCTCAGAGCGCCGCAGCTACACCCGCACCGGCCGACGGTCGCGGACCATGTCCGCCAACGCCACGACGCTTCGAGGATCGAGCCGAACCAGCTCACCACGCAGCCGCACGCCAGTCGGACCCACCGGAGCAGCCAACAGCAGCACGTGAAGCGCCTCTTGGTAGGGAGTCCACGCCGCCGGACCCACCTGGACGCACGGCGGTACCCATCCGGCCGCCATCAGAGGCCGCCGAGCAGGGAACCAAGGTCCGGCAAGGTCCGGAACCGCAGGATCACCGCAGAATCGCCGGGACTCACCCGCCAATGATCGATAAAGAGAACCGGCGGAAGCGTCGCCGTAACGTCCACCAAGTCGCGCAGGCTCGCGCCCGGCGTCATCGCCAGGTCGTACAGACCGTGATCGTCATGCGGATTGATCGTGACGAACGGACGCCCTTCGTACGGGTTGCGCCAGCCACCCCGACCGGACGGCGGAATACTAGACACGGGTCACCCCTGTTCACCCAGGTTGTGATCAAGGTTCCGGTGGGTGGTGCAACACCCGCCGGAACCGCCAACATCACCAACTATAGGGCATGGCGTCCCATAGTTCCGAAGAACAGGTAGGTACGTGGCGGAAGACCCGTTGATCGGTTACCGCGAGATGGCGGAACGGGCCGGCATTAGACCGGGCACGCTGCGTAACTATCGCGCCAAAGGACTACTTCCTGAGCCAGACGACATCTCGGTACCCGACCGACCCAGGTGGAAGACGTCCACCTTCGATGCATGGATGGCCAGCCGCCCCGGAAGGGGTGCGCGTACGGACCTCCGGCCGCCGGACGCTGCCGACTAATCGATCATCCCGCGAAGCGGCGAGCGGCACGGCCACGTCGGTAGAGCTGGACTACTTGCGGTAGCAAGCAACCGAGTGTGGGCAGGTCAAGCGTTGCTGCGACTACTTGCGTACCTGATTCCGTGTGTTGGAAGTGACGGACATCACGGTGTAATTTCGGTTCCTAGACGACCCGCGCCGCTTCTGCCTCGTCCACCGCCGCGCAAAAAGTGAAGTTCGCCAACCTGTTGCGTGCAGCGCTTCACGCCCCTGCTCGTCGACGCGGCGAGGCCGTGCCGGCACCTGCCCGGGGACAGGTGGTTCGTCGACGAGACGTATGTCAAGGTCGCCGGCCGGTGGACGTACCTGTACAGGGCGGTTGACCAGCACGGGCAGGTCATCGACGTCCTCGCCAGCGCACGACGCGACCAGGCTGCGGCACGCCGGTTCTTCACCGCGGCGCTGTCTCACGGCCGCCGGCCGGTCGAGGTCACCACCGACAAGGCCGCCGTTTACCCGCGGATCCTCGACGAGCTGGTACCCGAGGCCTGTCACGTGGATGCCGCGCGGGAGAACAACCGGATCGAATCCGATCACAGCCGGTTGAAAGCCAGGCTCCGCCCGATGCGCGGACTGAAACGGCTGCGCTCTGTCCAGACGATCAGCGCAGGGCATGCCTTCGTCCAGAACATCCGCCGCGGCCACTACGAACTCGGGATCGACACCGACTCGCACGCACGGCTGACAGCCGCGTTCACCGAGCTCACCCTCGCGATCTGATCACCCGTTCGGCAGGGTCAACCATGCCCTGCCTTCCCCCAATGCAACAGACCCGCTGCGGTCGGTCGAGGACCTTCTGGCACGCCGGTCAGGCGTGGCACTCCGGGAGGTGCCCACCGTTGAATTCCACCATTTCCGCGAAGAGCGGCTCGACCGGCAGCGCGGCTGCCGGCGGTGCCCCCTGATGCTCGGCGATCGCGCGGTGCAGGTTGGGGACCAGCCGCTCCGGGTCCTTCCAGCCGGCGAATCGGCCTGCCGAGCATTGGCGGGCCGCCTGGATCGGTGTCAGCCCCTTACGCATCGCGTCTCCGGCGGCGTCCCGCAGCCACAGTAGGTACGCCTCCGTCTCGTCGAAGGCCTCGGGGCCGGCGATCGTTCCGTGCCCGCCGACCACGACTTGGGCACCCGTCTCGCGCATCCGGCGGACAGCGGTCAGCGACCCCGCGACCGTGCCCATCAACAGGAAGGGCGTACACCCCGGCAGCACCACGTCGCCGGTGAACAGCACCTTCTCGCCGGGGAGCCACACCACGGTGTCGTGCCCGGTGTGCGCGGGCCCCACGTTGAAAAGCTCGGCCCGGCAGCGGCCCAGGTGCAGCGTCAGTGCGTCGTGGTAGGTCACCGTCGGTAGCACCGGATCGACATTGCCCCAATTCACCTCCGGCCAGAGGCCGGTCAGTGCCAGCCCCGTCTCCGCCATCTCGGCCCGGGTGCCGTGCTGGGCGATGATCGTCGCCGTGTCGGCGAAAAGGTGATTGCCGAAGGTGTGGTCGCCATGGAAATGAGTGTTGACCAAGTACTTCACCCCGCCACGACTGAGGCCGTCCACTGCGGTGCGCAGCAAGGTCGCGCGCCGCTCGGTGGCCGCGGTGTCGACGAGCAGGATGCCGTCGTCACCCACCACCACGCCAGCGTTGTTGAGACACCAGCCTCCGTCCGGCTGGACATAGGCGAACACGCCGTCCGCCACCTCCGTCATACGTGCCGCCACCGCGCTGGCGGCGGCGCGAGTCGCTGTCACCGGACTTCCCGCTCCTCGGTGGAGGATACGGGCGCCGCCGCGCCGGCCAGCGTCCGGCGGCTATTGGCCCCCAACGCGTCCCGGAGGTAGCGGCGTCCCTCGGCGAGAGAACTGCTCGGGCCGAGCACCGTGCGCAGCGCGTCCGGGTCCAACACGACGGTGTGTCTCGCCGTGACCGAGTCGGGCCCGTCCGGCACCCGATGGAAGATCCACACCCCGCTGTGCCCGAGAAGCGTCGAGGGTGGCCGGGTCTGCTTGTAGGCGATTCTGTCGTTCGCCAGGCACACCCGCACCGACCGGGTGGTGTGCGTCGACCCGTCATCGCCGCTGACCGTGTCCATCTCCAACTGTTGGATGCCCGGCATCTCCTCGGTGAGCACCACACGGCGAACGTGCGGGAGCTGATCCGGCCAGCGGTCCGCCCGGTCGATGAAGTCGTACGCCTCCTCGGCCGACCCGGTGAGCTCGACGGTGTCCTCGAAGGTGAAGACGACTTCCGCGACCGGATGACCGAGCTCCGCCACCCGGCGCAACGCCGCCAACTCTTCGACGCTGTTGCGTTCCAGGGCCGCACTGATCCACTGGACGGCAGCGGCGTCGTCGTCCACCGCGGTGAACTCGTGGTCCAGGATCACCTCGGTGCGGCCACCGGGCAAGGGCAGGACCTGCCAGCGTCCGCTCATCGCCGCCACCGGTGGCTGGCTCCGTTCCTGGCGGAAGCCGATCGTCCGCAGGTGCCGGTCGACCTCACGCCGCGACGTCCACGTCTTGACCTCGCCGCCGACCAGGGCCCAGAGCTGGAAGTGTTCCTCGCTCTCCGTACGCTCGAGGTAGCGCAAGAAGATGTTCGGACCGAAGATCGCCGGCCACCGTTCAGCCTCGGTGAGCAGTTCGAAGACCAGGTCCGCCGGGGCCGCCACCACTTCTCGATGCGATGTCCGGTGCTTCGTAGGCACAGTAGGCGCACCCTTCACGACGTCTGCCGCAGCCGCTCGGCGCTGTTGACGGCGGCGAGCACGGCCTCCGGCGTACGCAGCTCCATGACCTGCTCGTCCGGCAACACGATGCCGTAGCGGCGCTGGATCTCGGCGGCGAGCTCCAGCAGGGCGAGCGAGTCGTAGCCGAGTTCGGTGAACTCCTGGACGGCGAAGTCGCCGTCCAGGGTTCCGCTGTCGTCGGCGCCGGAGTTCTCGACCAGAATCTTTTTCAGGTCCTCGAGGGTTATCAGAGACATGTCTTTCCCTTCGTGAGAGTGCGCGCGCTTGACCTGATCGGTGACTGGCGTGTGCCGGTGTCCGCGAGGATCTGGTCAGGCACGGACGACGACGGCGGAATTGAAGCCCCACCGGCCACGGGCCAGCACCAGCGCGACGGTCATGTTCCGCTCGCGCGGGGCGTTCTGAACGAGATCGATCCGATGTCCAGCGGCGACCTGCGCGTCGTGTGGGGTCGGCGGGATCACGCCCTCGCGCAGGGCCAGACAGGCGGTGACGACGTCGAGGGGGCCGCCGCCCGAGAAGAGCCGCCCGGTCCCGGCCTTGGGGGCGGTAACGGGCACCCCGTAGGGGCCGAACAGCCCGGTCACCGCCTCGGCCTCCGCACGGTCGAGCTCGGCGGTGCCGGCGGCGTCGGCGAAGACGACCCCCACGTCGGCGGTCGTGACCCCGGCGTCCTCGAGGGCCAGTTCCGCGGTCCTGCGCAAGCCCGGCGGTCGGCCCGACCCCGGGGCGGGGTCGAAGGTCGCCGCATACCCGGCGATCTCGCCGTACCGGGAGCGGTCCCCGCGCCCGTCCAGGCTCTCGCCGCCCTCCAGGACGAGGATCGCACCGCCCTCACCCGGGACGTGCCCGGAGGCCGCCGCGGCGAACGGCAGATACGCCTGCCCCGGATCATCCGTGGTGCTCACCGTGCCGCTGGAGAGATGCGCGCCCCGGCCCCACGGGCCGAGTGCGGAGTCGACGCCGCCGGAGATCACCAGGGGCGTGCCCCGTCGGATCGCCCGGCGGGCGTAGCCGATGGCGTCCAGCCCGCCTGCCTGCTCGCCGACGAGCGCCGTGCCCGGTCCGCGCAGGCCGTGCCGAATGGACACCTGTCCCGTCGTCACGGCGTAGAACCAGGCGAACGACTCGTAGACGCTGACGTGCTGGGGTCCGTCGTGCCACAACTTGTCGAACTCGCGGTGGGTGAAGTCGAAGCCGCCGCAGGCATTCGACGTCATGACGCCCATGTCGTACTCGTCCCGATCGTCGGGGCGCACACCCGCGTCGTTGATTGCCCAGTCGGCCGCGGTGAGCGCCAGCCGGGTAGAGACGTCGGTCTGGGGCAGCAACCGGCCCGGAAGGTGCCGGGCGGCATCGAAGCCGGTGATCCGGCCGGCGAGCGCCCCGACATGCCGGTCGTCGAATCTCGAGATGCCGGAGCGCCCCGCTAGCGTCGCCGCCCAGTACTCCGCGATACCCAGCCCGGTCGGCGCGACCACGCCGACTCCGGTGACGAAGACCCGCTGCGTCATGCTGCCCGTCCTCCGGGCTGACGAAGCACCATTGCGCTCTGAAACCCGCCGAACCCGCTGCCGATCGTCAGCACCGTGTCGAGGGTGGCCTCCCGGGCCACGCGCGGCACGTAGTCTAGGTCGCATTGGGGGTCCGGCAGCCGTAGGTTCGCGGTCGGGGGGATGACGCTGTACCGCAAGGCGAGAGCGCAGGCGGCCACCTCGATGGACCCGATCGCGCCCAGGGAATGGCCCACCATCGACTTGATCGAGCTGATCGGCACCCGACGCGCGTGCTCACCGAGGCTGGCCTTGACCGCCGCTGTCTCGTGTAGATCGTTCTGTCTGGTACCCGAGCCGTGCGCGTTGACGTAGTCCACGTCCGACGGATCGAGCCGGGACTGGGCGAGCGCGGTGCGGATCGCCTCGGCCATCTCCCTGCCGTCCGGCTTCAGACCGGTCATGTGGAAGGCGTTCAACCGGGTGGCGTACCCGGTGACCTCAGCGTAGATCTCGGCGTTGCGACGCCGGGCGTGCTCGTACTCCTCGAGCACGAACATGGCGCAGCCCTCGGCGAGGACAAAGCCGTTGCGCGATCGGTCGAACGGGCGCGAGGCCGTCGCCGGTTCGTCGTTGTACGACGTGGTGGCTTTGATGGCGTCGAAGCACGCCAGCACGATGGGTGAGATCGGAGTGTCTGTCGCGCCCGCTGCCATCACATCCACTACGCCGTCCTCGATGAGGTGCAGCGCGTGGCCGATCGCGTCCAATCCGGAGGTGCACCCGTCGGAGACCATGGTGACCGGGCCCTCCGCGCCGACGGTCCAGGCCACCTCGGCCGCCATCACGCTGGGCACCATGTGATCGAACATGTGCGGCGTCAGGTGCCGGGTGTCCATCTCGCGGGTTCGGCCGCTGTCGAACAGCACGAGGTACTCGGCTTCCAGAGAGGTAGCCGCCGCGACAGCGCTGCCGAGGCTCACCCCGATCCGGTGGGGTTCCACCCGGTCCAGCTCCAGACCGCTGTCCTCGACCGCGTCGCGGGTGCAGACCACCGCGAACTGGGCCGCCCGGTCCATCCGGCGGATCTGCCGTGGGGTCAGCCCTTCGGCCTGGGCATCGAAGTCGACCTCACCGGCCACCTGGCTGCGGAACGGCCCCGCATCGAAGAAGGAAATCCGCCGGGTCGCGGTCCGGCCGGCCGTCAGAAGGTTCCAGAAGTTCTTGGCTCCTCCGCCACCGGGTGCGCGTACTCCGATCCCGGTGATCACCACGCGCCGGTTCGGTTTCATGAATTCCTTTCCCCGTGGAGTAGTCACCTGTCGTTCACCGCCTCCGCCGCATGGCGGGCGAAGCCACCCGCCCGCGCGGCGAACTGGAGACCGCTGTGGCCCGCCCCGCAGACGACGTCCCGCCAGAACCGTCCGAGATCCTCGCCGTCGGCCTGCCCTCGGCTACCCGAGCCACGCATCAGCCGGTCCACCGCAGCGGAGAGATACTCCGCGGCCAGCGCGCAGTCCCGACCGTTACGGGACTCCTCGTAGGGCGTCACCGCGCCCTCGTCGAGCACCTGCGCCACCCGTTCCAGGAGCAGGCCCGCCGTGTCGATCTCCCCGCCGGAACGGGCCAGCACCATGTCGTACGCCAGCCGGTCCACCGGGCCGGATATGGCCGGGCCGGGCCGCTGCAACTTCGGTCCGATCAGCGACCACCACCGGTGCAGGGCGCCGCGGGCCGCCCCGAGCAGTGGACCGGTGAGAGTAAGGCCGTTGGCCGCCTTCATCGGTACCTGATGGCAGGGCGCGTCCTCCCCGGGAGCTGGCCCGTCGGCGAGCACCCGCAGGGACACCGAGTGGGACGCCGGAACCCGCACGTCGTCAAGAACGAGCGTGTTGCTGCCGGTGGCACGCATGCCCACGTTGAACCACGTCGGTTCGATCCGGTACGCCGGCCGCGGCACCGCGAAGAACCGGTACTCGTCCCGGCCGTCACGGACCGCCCGGGCGCACACCAGGGCCCAGTCCGAGTGGTCGACGCCGCTCACGTACGGCCACTGCCCGTTGAGCCGCCACGAGTCGCCCCCCGCAGCCGCCTCTCCCCCGGGCATCAGCCCCGCGACGATCAAGGCGTCCGGGCCGCCGGCCCAGACGGCAGCGCGGCCCGCTTCCGGAAGATAGGCTGCCATCCGGGCGGCCGCGGCGATCAGTGACGCCACCCAGGCCGTCGAGGCGCAGGACGCGCCGATGGTGGCCACGGCGGGCAGCAGAGCACCGAAGGTGCCACTGTCCCCCCCGTACCGCGTGGGCACGAAGTGCCGGGCGAACCCCGCGGCGAGCACGGAGTCGATCGACGCACGCGGGAGTCGCCGGTCGGTCTCCGCCTCACGCACGTGCTTGGCGGCCGACACCGCCGCCACCTCCGCCGCCGCCTGCAGAGTGGAACCGGCCGTGGTCAGCTTCATGTCTGCCTCCGGTGGTACGGCACTGGACCTCAGTAGTTGCCGAGACCGCCGCAGACGTTGATTGCCTGGGCGGTCACGGCGGCAGCCTCGTCACTGACGAGGTACTCGACCATCGCGGCGACCTCGTCCGGCCGGACATAGCGGCCGATCGGGACACGCGCGGTCACCCGGTCGTGCGCCTCGGCCTCGGTGACGCCCCAGAGCTTGGCGTAGGTCCCACGGACGGTCTGTGCCATGGGCGTCTCGACGAAGCCGGGGCAGACCGCGTTCATGGTGACGCCGGTCTTGGCCAGTTCCAGGCCCCATGCCTTGGTCAGGCCCACCACACCGTGCTTCGCGGCCGAATATGGTGCGCCGTTCTGCACTCCCTGCTTGCCCCCTGTGGAGGCGATGTTGATGATTCGCCCGCCCGCCCGGCCGGCCAGGCCACCGGCGCGCAGCGCTTCCCGGGTGACGATGAAGACGCTGTTGAGGTTGGTGTTGATGACGTCAAGCCACAGCTCGTCGGCGATCTCCGCGGTGACGCCGCCGCCGCTGCGTCCGGCATTGTTGACCAGAATGTCCAGCGGCCCGAACCGGTCGACGACCGCGCAGATCAGATCGGTGACCTGCGTCCCGTCCGTGACGTCGCAGGCCCGGCCGTCCACGGCGAGGTTCTGTTCCTGTAGTGACTTCACCGTCGCGGCCACATTGTCAGCCGATCGCGCGCAGAGGTACACCCGGGCGCCGCGACGCGCGAGCCGGGTGGCAATCTCCAGTCCGATACCGCTGGTGGCACCGGTGACCAATGCCACCGGCTGGCTCTGCTGGCTCATGTTTCCTCCGATGACTCCGCCATGGTCGGCCGACCCCGACATTGCGGCAGCCCTCTCGAAACGCGGTCGAGCCGTCGTGGAGCACCGGATGGGCCGCCGGGCGGCCGTTTCGAGTGCCTCTCAACCCACTCGCATTAGTTTCGCCGCAGCCCGGACCGCGGCCCGGCCGCGGGTCATCAGGAGAGGAAGCCAATGTCCGCCACCGCGATCAGCACCGATGTCTACACGCAGGTCCAGCAGTTCTACGCCCGGCAGATGCACGCGCTCGATGCCTGCCGCTTCGACGAGTACGCGGCCACCTTCACCGAGGACGGCGAGTTCAGCCACACGCCGGGGCGGCCCGCGGCCCACACCCGGGACGGCATCGCACGCGAGCTGCGGGCTTTCCACGAGGAGCGTTTCGCCACCGAGCCGGTGCAGCGCCGCCACTGGTTCAACATGATCCACCTGATCGAGGCCCCGGACGGGAGCCTGCGGTCCACCTTCTACGTGCTCGTGGTGACCAGCCGTCCCGGTGAGCGCCAGCCCGAGATCGCGCCCAGTTGCGTTGTCCACGACGTGCTGATCCGCGCGGACGGGGGGCTACTCAACCGGTCCCGGCGGGTCGAGCACGACTACCTGCTTGACCTCAAGCGCACTTGAGATTGCAGGCTGTTTCTGACGTCCCCGGCCCTGATGGGCCGGCGTCGGAACATCCGGAGAGGAGATCCATGCGGGCCGCGGCATTCTACACCTTCGGTGGTCCGGAGGTGCTACAGGTGGTCGAGGTTGCCACACCCGAAGCTGGGCCGGGAGAGGTTCGGGTCCGAGTCGAGGCGGCGGGCGTGCAAGCGTACGACTCGTCGGTACGGTCCGGCTGGACACCGCCGGGGCAGACCCTGCGGTTCCCGCAGATAGTCGGCAACGACTTCGCCGGTGTCGTCGACGAGATCGGCACCGGCGTCACAGACTTCCGGATCGGCGACGAGGTGCTCGGCTGGGCCATGCTCGCCAGCTGCGCCGAGTACGTCGTCGTCCCTCCAGAGCAGGTCGTCTCCAAGCCGTCCGGGATGACCTGGCCGCAGGCGGGCACCCTGTCGGCGTCGGCGCAGACCGCACACACCGCGCTGGACGAACTGAAGGTCAGCGTCGGCGACACTCTGCTGATCCACGGCGCCTCCGGCGGCGTCGGAACGGTCGCGGTGCAGCTGGCCCTGGCCGCGGGCGCGACGGTGATCGGAACGGCCGGCCCGGCGAACCAGGACTACCTGCGCTCGCTGGGGGCCACACCGACCACCTACGGCGACGGACTGGTCGACCGCGTGCGAGCCCTGGCACCCGGTGGTGTCGACGTCGCCCTGGACGCCGCGGGCGGCGCGGCCCTGGATGCCTGCCTCGAGGTGGTCGCCGACCGGAGCCGGATCGGCACCCTGGTGGATTTCGCCCGGGCGGACGAGCTCGGCGTACGATTCCTGCGCAGCCAGCGCTCGGGTCAGCGGCTACGGGCGATCACCGACCTGTACCGCGCCGGGCGACTGACGCTGACCGTGTCGGAGGTCTTCCCACTGGACCGGATCGCCGACGCGCACCGTCGGATCGACACCGGCCATGCCCGCGGCAAGACCGCCGTCCTGCTCCGGGGGTGAGCGGCGTGCTGATCGAGGTCTTCTACGACGTGCTGTGCCCCTGGTGCTACATCGGTAAGCACCGGCTGCGGCGGGTCCTGACGGATTTTCCCGGCCGCGACGAGGTTCGACTGCGGTGGCGCAGCTATCAGTTGTCACCGGACGAGGGGCGCATCCCTGGCCCGACCGCCGCCGAGGCGATGGCCACATGGACCGCACCGGACCAGCTGCCCGTGCGGCTGGCCCTGATCGAGCAGCTCGGCACGGACCTGGGCTTGGCTATCGACCTCGACAAAGCGCGTCCCGTCAACACTTTCGACGCGCATCGGCTGACCCATTTCGCGGCCGACCATGAGCGGGCCGATGCGCTCGTCGAGGCGCTGCTGCGGGCCTACCAGGCGGAGGGGCGGAACGTCGCCGACCACCTCGTCCTGCTGGAGTTGGCGCACGAGGTGGGCCTGCCCGAGGAGGAGACGGGCGCGGTGCTCGCCGGTGACCGCTACGCCGACGCCGTCATCGCCGATCAGCGCCGCGCCGCCGAGTTGCGGGTGAGCGGCGTGCCGACGCTCGTCGTCGACGGCGGCCGGCCGTTCTCGGGCATGCAGCCGCCGGAGATGGTCCGCGCCGAGTTGGACCGTGCCGCAGCGGCCTCCAGGGCACTGTTGCATCGGCGGAGTCCGTTGTCCCACGGCCGCCGTCCGGTCATGATCGAGTGATGCGTCGGCGTCGTGCCTGTCCACCGGTCCCAGTGTCGGAGTTCGCCGGCTTCCGGTTCCCACCCGAGGTGATCGTCCTCGCCGTCCGCTGGTATCTGCGGTACGCGCTGTCCTACCGGGATGTCGAGGAGCTCCTCGCGGAACGCGGCCTCGAGGTTGATCACGTCACGGTGTACCGGTGGGTGCGGCGCTTCACGCCCCTGCTGGTCGACGCGGCCCGGCCGTGCCGGCACCGGCCCGGTGACAGGTGGTTCGTGGATGAAACCTACGTCAAGGTCTCCGGCCGGTGGACGTACGTGTACCGGGCTGTTGACCAGCACGGGCAGGTCATCGACGTCCTGGCCAGCACCCACCGCGACCAGGCCGCCGCCCGACGCTTCTTCGCCCGGGCGCTGACGCACGGGCGCCGCCCGGTCGAGGTCACTACGGACAAGGCCGCGGTCTACCCGCGGGTCCTCGACGAGCTACTCCCTGGGGCCTGTCATGTCGACGCCGCCCGGGAGAACAACCGGATCGAAACCGACCACGGCCGGTTGAAAGCACGGATCCGGCCGATGCGCGGACTGAAACGCCTCCGCTCCGTCCAGACCGTCAGCGCCGGACACGCCTTGGTCCAGAACATCCGCCGCGGCCACTACGAACTCGGAATCGACAGCAGCCCGCACCTGAGGTTGGCAGCCGCGTTCACCGAACTCGCCGCAGCCCTCTGACCAGCAGACATCCGGCCCGTTGGCATACCCAGCTTCCCCATAATGCAACAGCGCCTGTAACAGTGCCGATGC
Coding sequences within:
- a CDS encoding MBL fold metallo-hydrolase, with amino-acid sequence MTATRAAASAVAARMTEVADGVFAYVQPDGGWCLNNAGVVVGDDGILLVDTAATERRATLLRTAVDGLSRGGVKYLVNTHFHGDHTFGNHLFADTATIIAQHGTRAEMAETGLALTGLWPEVNWGNVDPVLPTVTYHDALTLHLGRCRAELFNVGPAHTGHDTVVWLPGEKVLFTGDVVLPGCTPFLLMGTVAGSLTAVRRMRETGAQVVVGGHGTIAGPEAFDETEAYLLWLRDAAGDAMRKGLTPIQAARQCSAGRFAGWKDPERLVPNLHRAIAEHQGAPPAAALPVEPLFAEMVEFNGGHLPECHA
- a CDS encoding aromatase/cyclase; this encodes MKGAPTVPTKHRTSHREVVAAPADLVFELLTEAERWPAIFGPNIFLRYLERTESEEHFQLWALVGGEVKTWTSRREVDRHLRTIGFRQERSQPPVAAMSGRWQVLPLPGGRTEVILDHEFTAVDDDAAAVQWISAALERNSVEELAALRRVAELGHPVAEVVFTFEDTVELTGSAEEAYDFIDRADRWPDQLPHVRRVVLTEEMPGIQQLEMDTVSGDDGSTHTTRSVRVCLANDRIAYKQTRPPSTLLGHSGVWIFHRVPDGPDSVTARHTVVLDPDALRTVLGPSSSLAEGRRYLRDALGANSRRTLAGAAAPVSSTEEREVR
- a CDS encoding acyl carrier protein, whose protein sequence is MSLITLEDLKKILVENSGADDSGTLDGDFAVQEFTELGYDSLALLELAAEIQRRYGIVLPDEQVMELRTPEAVLAAVNSAERLRQTS
- a CDS encoding ketosynthase chain-length factor, which produces MTQRVFVTGVGVVAPTGLGIAEYWAATLAGRSGISRFDDRHVGALAGRITGFDAARHLPGRLLPQTDVSTRLALTAADWAINDAGVRPDDRDEYDMGVMTSNACGGFDFTHREFDKLWHDGPQHVSVYESFAWFYAVTTGQVSIRHGLRGPGTALVGEQAGGLDAIGYARRAIRRGTPLVISGGVDSALGPWGRGAHLSSGTVSTTDDPGQAYLPFAAAASGHVPGEGGAILVLEGGESLDGRGDRSRYGEIAGYAATFDPAPGSGRPPGLRRTAELALEDAGVTTADVGVVFADAAGTAELDRAEAEAVTGLFGPYGVPVTAPKAGTGRLFSGGGPLDVVTACLALREGVIPPTPHDAQVAAGHRIDLVQNAPRERNMTVALVLARGRWGFNSAVVVRA
- a CDS encoding beta-ketoacyl-[acyl-carrier-protein] synthase family protein codes for the protein MKPNRRVVITGIGVRAPGGGGAKNFWNLLTAGRTATRRISFFDAGPFRSQVAGEVDFDAQAEGLTPRQIRRMDRAAQFAVVCTRDAVEDSGLELDRVEPHRIGVSLGSAVAAATSLEAEYLVLFDSGRTREMDTRHLTPHMFDHMVPSVMAAEVAWTVGAEGPVTMVSDGCTSGLDAIGHALHLIEDGVVDVMAAGATDTPISPIVLACFDAIKATTSYNDEPATASRPFDRSRNGFVLAEGCAMFVLEEYEHARRRNAEIYAEVTGYATRLNAFHMTGLKPDGREMAEAIRTALAQSRLDPSDVDYVNAHGSGTRQNDLHETAAVKASLGEHARRVPISSIKSMVGHSLGAIGSIEVAACALALRYSVIPPTANLRLPDPQCDLDYVPRVAREATLDTVLTIGSGFGGFQSAMVLRQPGGRAA
- a CDS encoding acyl-CoA dehydrogenase family protein, with protein sequence MKLTTAGSTLQAAAEVAAVSAAKHVREAETDRRLPRASIDSVLAAGFARHFVPTRYGGDSGTFGALLPAVATIGASCASTAWVASLIAAAARMAAYLPEAGRAAVWAGGPDALIVAGLMPGGEAAAGGDSWRLNGQWPYVSGVDHSDWALVCARAVRDGRDEYRFFAVPRPAYRIEPTWFNVGMRATGSNTLVLDDVRVPASHSVSLRVLADGPAPGEDAPCHQVPMKAANGLTLTGPLLGAARGALHRWWSLIGPKLQRPGPAISGPVDRLAYDMVLARSGGEIDTAGLLLERVAQVLDEGAVTPYEESRNGRDCALAAEYLSAAVDRLMRGSGSRGQADGEDLGRFWRDVVCGAGHSGLQFAARAGGFARHAAEAVNDR
- a CDS encoding SDR family NAD(P)-dependent oxidoreductase, yielding MSQQSQPVALVTGATSGIGLEIATRLARRGARVYLCARSADNVAATVKSLQEQNLAVDGRACDVTDGTQVTDLICAVVDRFGPLDILVNNAGRSGGGVTAEIADELWLDVINTNLNSVFIVTREALRAGGLAGRAGGRIINIASTGGKQGVQNGAPYSAAKHGVVGLTKAWGLELAKTGVTMNAVCPGFVETPMAQTVRGTYAKLWGVTEAEAHDRVTARVPIGRYVRPDEVAAMVEYLVSDEAAAVTAQAINVCGGLGNY
- a CDS encoding nuclear transport factor 2 family protein, encoding MSATAISTDVYTQVQQFYARQMHALDACRFDEYAATFTEDGEFSHTPGRPAAHTRDGIARELRAFHEERFATEPVQRRHWFNMIHLIEAPDGSLRSTFYVLVVTSRPGERQPEIAPSCVVHDVLIRADGGLLNRSRRVEHDYLLDLKRT
- a CDS encoding NADP-dependent oxidoreductase, giving the protein MRAAAFYTFGGPEVLQVVEVATPEAGPGEVRVRVEAAGVQAYDSSVRSGWTPPGQTLRFPQIVGNDFAGVVDEIGTGVTDFRIGDEVLGWAMLASCAEYVVVPPEQVVSKPSGMTWPQAGTLSASAQTAHTALDELKVSVGDTLLIHGASGGVGTVAVQLALAAGATVIGTAGPANQDYLRSLGATPTTYGDGLVDRVRALAPGGVDVALDAAGGAALDACLEVVADRSRIGTLVDFARADELGVRFLRSQRSGQRLRAITDLYRAGRLTLTVSEVFPLDRIADAHRRIDTGHARGKTAVLLRG
- a CDS encoding DsbA family oxidoreductase, translated to MLIEVFYDVLCPWCYIGKHRLRRVLTDFPGRDEVRLRWRSYQLSPDEGRIPGPTAAEAMATWTAPDQLPVRLALIEQLGTDLGLAIDLDKARPVNTFDAHRLTHFAADHERADALVEALLRAYQAEGRNVADHLVLLELAHEVGLPEEETGAVLAGDRYADAVIADQRRAAELRVSGVPTLVVDGGRPFSGMQPPEMVRAELDRAAAASRALLHRRSPLSHGRRPVMIE
- a CDS encoding IS6 family transposase, which translates into the protein MSEFAGFRFPPEVIVLAVRWYLRYALSYRDVEELLAERGLEVDHVTVYRWVRRFTPLLVDAARPCRHRPGDRWFVDETYVKVSGRWTYVYRAVDQHGQVIDVLASTHRDQAAARRFFARALTHGRRPVEVTTDKAAVYPRVLDELLPGACHVDAARENNRIETDHGRLKARIRPMRGLKRLRSVQTVSAGHALVQNIRRGHYELGIDSSPHLRLAAAFTELAAAL